In a single window of the Streptomyces cinnabarinus genome:
- a CDS encoding LLM class flavin-dependent oxidoreductase produces the protein MPVTVVRFNLVEPGATPASLAARYRTALEMAGYADEHGVTTVQTEEHHGVDNNWLPSPFALAAAVFGATKRLAVTVSAIIGPLHDPLRLAEDIAVLDLLGAGRLVTVAGIGYRPEEYALFDVDWKRRGRLQDELLETLLNAWTGEPFEYRGRTVRVTPRPFTEPHPLLLVGGSSKAAARRAARLGLPFFPSAHLPELEAYYKERLIEYGTEGWTMMPAAETPLLHIAEDPDRTWARYGEHFLHEARTYASWQSGDIRSAVRSAAGTVEELRAEGVYRVVTPGQCVALGLDNLVLHPLCGGMPVEEGWRSLRLLCEDVLPRLS, from the coding sequence ATGCCCGTCACGGTCGTCCGCTTCAATCTCGTCGAGCCCGGCGCCACCCCCGCCTCGCTCGCCGCGCGCTACCGCACCGCCCTGGAGATGGCCGGGTACGCCGACGAGCACGGCGTCACCACGGTCCAGACCGAGGAGCACCACGGCGTCGACAACAACTGGCTGCCGTCGCCGTTCGCCTTGGCCGCGGCGGTCTTCGGCGCGACGAAGCGCCTCGCGGTCACGGTCTCGGCGATCATCGGCCCGCTGCACGACCCGCTGCGTCTCGCCGAGGACATCGCCGTACTGGACCTGCTCGGCGCCGGCCGTCTGGTGACGGTCGCCGGGATCGGGTACCGCCCCGAGGAGTACGCCCTCTTCGACGTGGACTGGAAGCGGCGCGGCAGACTCCAGGACGAACTGCTGGAGACCCTGCTGAACGCCTGGACCGGCGAGCCGTTCGAGTACCGCGGCCGGACCGTACGGGTCACCCCGCGCCCCTTCACCGAACCGCACCCGCTGCTGCTGGTCGGCGGCTCCTCGAAGGCCGCCGCACGCCGGGCCGCCCGCCTGGGCCTGCCGTTCTTCCCCAGCGCGCATCTGCCGGAGCTGGAGGCGTACTACAAGGAGCGGCTCATCGAGTACGGCACCGAGGGCTGGACGATGATGCCGGCCGCCGAGACTCCGCTGCTGCACATCGCCGAGGACCCGGACCGGACCTGGGCGCGGTACGGCGAGCACTTCCTGCACGAGGCGCGGACGTACGCCTCCTGGCAGTCGGGCGACATCCGCTCGGCGGTCCGGTCGGCGGCGGGCACGGTCGAGGAGCTGCGCGCGGAGGGCGTGTACCGGGTGGTGACGCCCGGGCAGTGCGTGGCCCTGGGCCTGGACAACCTGGTGCTGCATCCGCTGTGCGGCGGGATGCCGGTCGAGGAGGGCTGGCGCAGTCTGCGGCTGCTGTGCGAAGACGTACTGCCCCGGCTCTCCTGA